One genomic segment of Sanyastnella coralliicola includes these proteins:
- a CDS encoding 30S ribosomal protein S16: MAVKIRLQRHGKKGRPFYHIVAADARAKRDGRYIERIGSYNPNTNPATILLENERALYWLQSGAQPTDTARAILSYKGVMYRAHLQKGVKKGAFSQEEADKRYDQWLADKQAKVQAKVDTLKSTAAKEEADRLSREREVNETRAKAIAAANSELVEEVAEEAPAAEEAPAAEAAEEAPAAEAAEEAPAAEAAEEAPAAEAAEEAPAAEAAEEAPAAEAAEEAPAAEAAEEAPAAEEASAEGEEEKKEEE; this comes from the coding sequence ATGGCTGTAAAGATCAGACTTCAGCGTCACGGTAAAAAAGGAAGACCGTTCTACCACATTGTAGCAGCAGATGCACGTGCAAAGCGTGATGGACGTTACATCGAGCGTATCGGTTCTTACAATCCTAACACCAACCCAGCAACTATCCTTCTTGAAAACGAACGTGCTTTGTACTGGCTTCAGAGCGGAGCTCAGCCTACTGACACAGCTCGTGCGATTCTTTCATACAAAGGAGTTATGTACCGCGCTCACCTTCAGAAAGGTGTGAAGAAAGGTGCTTTCTCTCAGGAAGAAGCTGACAAGCGTTACGATCAGTGGCTAGCTGACAAGCAAGCTAAGGTTCAAGCGAAGGTGGATACCTTGAAGAGCACAGCAGCGAAAGAAGAAGCAGATCGTCTATCTCGCGAACGTGAGGTGAACGAAACACGTGCTAAAGCTATCGCAGCAGCGAACTCTGAACTCGTTGAAGAAGTAGCAGAAGAAGCTCCAGCAGCAGAGGAAGCTCCAGCAGCAGAAGCGGCAGAGGAAGCTCCAGCAGCAGAAGCAGCAGAGGAAGCTCCAGCAGCAGAAGCGGCAGAGGAAGCTCCAGCAGCAGAAGCGGCAGAGGAAGCTCCAGCGGCAGAAGCAGCGGAGGAAGCTCCAGCAGCAGAAGCTGCGGAGGAAGCTCCAGCAGCAGAAGCGGCAGAGGAAGCTCCAGCAGCGGAAGAAGCTTCTGCTGAAGGCGAAGAAGAAAAGAAAGAAGAAGAATAA
- the folE gene encoding GTP cyclohydrolase I FolE, translating into MTVQGTPNTPQEEDYIGEAHVGTSLDTPLRADAFDLSDDEKVAQITEKFRDIMDILGLDLTDDSLRGTPHRVAKMYVKEIFQGLNPANRPNPKTFENKYEYGEMLVEKNINLNSTCEHHFLPIVGVAHVAYISSGRVVGLSKINRIVDYYAKRPQVQERLTRQIAEDLKEALDTEDVAVVIEAKHLCVSSRGIQDESSSTVTSDYHGSFKDPKVREEFLRYIG; encoded by the coding sequence ATGACCGTTCAAGGCACTCCAAATACACCTCAAGAAGAAGATTACATCGGCGAAGCGCACGTAGGTACGTCGCTAGACACACCATTGCGCGCTGATGCATTTGATCTTTCAGACGATGAGAAAGTGGCACAGATCACTGAGAAATTTCGTGACATCATGGATATTCTCGGACTCGACCTCACTGATGACAGTCTGCGCGGGACTCCGCATAGAGTGGCCAAAATGTACGTGAAGGAGATTTTCCAAGGATTGAATCCAGCGAATCGTCCGAACCCGAAGACTTTCGAAAACAAATATGAATACGGAGAGATGCTGGTTGAGAAGAACATCAACCTCAACTCTACCTGCGAACACCACTTCCTTCCTATCGTTGGTGTAGCTCACGTAGCTTACATCAGCAGCGGACGTGTTGTAGGACTCTCAAAGATCAACCGTATCGTTGATTACTATGCAAAGCGTCCTCAAGTACAAGAGCGTTTGACACGTCAAATTGCCGAAGACTTGAAGGAAGCACTAGACACTGAAGATGTGGCAGTAGTGATCGAAGCGAAGCACTTGTGTGTAAGCTCGCGAGGTATTCAAGACGAAAGCTCAAGTACCGTGACCTCTGATTACCACGGATCGTTCAAGGATCCTAAAGTGCGCGAGGAATTTTTACGTTACATCGGATAA
- the hisC gene encoding histidinol-phosphate transaminase, translating into MNIEKLIRPSVLTMNAYVSARHEIKGDEHTFLDANEFPEGDWNRYPDPFQTELREKIARQKGVNAENVFLGNGSDEVLDLLFRVFCTPGQDRALQFTPTYGMYRVLAQLNDVELLSIPLTKDGDLPLDESLENYLENCQFKLTFVCSPNNPLGTLVKLNELIRLLEYTSGLVVVDEAYIDFASAESVINLIEEFPNLVVVQTMSKAWASAGLRIGMAYAQAEVIEWLNKVKPPYNISGPNAQLAIQKLNETSHQSAIKELVRRRRTLRSALAKLACVEFIYPSETNFLLIKSALASEIKTFLNERQIIIRDRSSDVKNTIRISVGTEEECDRLVKLIQQFENEESTVY; encoded by the coding sequence ATGAATATCGAAAAGCTCATAAGGCCCTCGGTGCTTACCATGAATGCCTACGTCTCAGCTCGTCATGAGATCAAAGGTGATGAACACACTTTTTTGGACGCCAATGAATTTCCTGAAGGTGATTGGAACCGTTACCCAGACCCGTTTCAAACAGAATTGCGTGAGAAGATTGCACGTCAAAAGGGGGTGAATGCTGAGAACGTATTCCTTGGAAATGGGTCTGATGAAGTGTTGGATCTTTTGTTCAGAGTATTCTGTACTCCAGGGCAAGACCGAGCACTGCAGTTTACGCCTACCTACGGAATGTATCGCGTACTGGCGCAGCTGAACGATGTAGAACTGTTGAGCATTCCCTTGACTAAAGATGGTGACCTTCCTTTGGATGAATCACTTGAGAATTACCTGGAAAACTGCCAGTTCAAACTCACCTTTGTTTGTTCGCCAAATAACCCTTTGGGAACCCTAGTGAAGCTGAATGAATTGATTCGATTGCTGGAGTATACGTCTGGGTTGGTGGTGGTTGATGAGGCTTACATTGATTTCGCTAGCGCGGAAAGCGTTATCAACCTCATTGAAGAATTTCCAAATCTAGTGGTGGTTCAAACCATGAGCAAGGCCTGGGCAAGTGCTGGTTTGAGGATCGGAATGGCCTATGCGCAAGCTGAGGTCATTGAATGGTTGAATAAAGTGAAACCGCCATACAACATCAGCGGCCCCAATGCACAACTCGCTATTCAAAAGCTCAATGAAACCAGTCACCAGTCAGCCATCAAAGAGTTAGTCCGGAGAAGGAGAACTCTCCGTTCCGCGCTAGCGAAATTAGCATGCGTAGAATTCATCTACCCCAGCGAAACCAACTTCTTATTGATCAAAAGCGCCCTGGCGTCCGAGATCAAAACGTTCTTAAATGAACGTCAAATTATAATCAGAGATCGCTCTTCAGATGTCAAGAATACCATCCGCATTTCCGTGGGGACAGAGGAAGAATGTGATCGTTTAGTCAAACTCATCCAACAATTTGAAAATGAAGAGAGTACTGTTTATTGA
- the hisH gene encoding imidazole glycerol phosphate synthase subunit HisH, which yields MIGIIDYGAGNVRSIELAFERLGYSTLRTANKGLLGACDHLIFPGVGHAKSAKENLEKSGVLPFLKEATQPVLGICLGMQLMCQSTEEGEVEGLGIFETKVKRFREAERIPHMGWNSVAFNGSPLFKGIKPESDFYFVHAYYAEESPDTIAKSVYPKPFTAALAKSNFYGVQFHPERSGKAGQQLIQNFLAL from the coding sequence ATGATTGGTATTATTGACTACGGTGCGGGTAATGTCCGCTCCATTGAACTAGCCTTCGAGCGCTTGGGGTATTCCACGCTTCGAACGGCGAATAAAGGCCTGTTGGGTGCCTGTGATCACTTGATTTTTCCGGGTGTTGGGCATGCGAAAAGTGCCAAAGAGAATCTGGAGAAATCTGGAGTGCTTCCGTTCTTGAAAGAAGCGACCCAGCCAGTTTTGGGTATTTGCCTAGGTATGCAACTGATGTGTCAATCTACTGAAGAAGGAGAGGTAGAGGGTCTTGGGATATTTGAAACCAAGGTCAAACGTTTTCGTGAGGCGGAACGCATTCCCCACATGGGCTGGAATAGTGTGGCTTTTAACGGTAGCCCGCTATTCAAAGGGATTAAGCCCGAAAGTGATTTCTACTTCGTACACGCTTATTACGCAGAGGAATCTCCTGACACGATTGCCAAGTCGGTTTATCCCAAACCATTTACCGCCGCTTTGGCGAAGTCTAATTTCTATGGAGTGCAGTTCCACCCTGAACGTTCAGGCAAGGCTGGCCAACAGTTAATTCAAAACTTCTTAGCGTTATGA
- a CDS encoding PhoH family protein, producing the protein MAEKKPRKIFVIDTSVLLHDHNSILNFEDNDVAIPITVLEELDNFKVGNDTKNFEARECIRIIDRLANEHTLQEWIPVGNESGGRLKIILNDRDRKGTNAEDVFDKRSNDHKILNSAMQIQDEEKEAKVCLVSKDINLRLKAKALNMPAEDYRTGKVNETRYLYSGRSVVENVDSEVIRKLYNSGSSRKITSLGDDRRNNHFYILKNCTSSALGFFNETKKTIERVDRVYAYGIKPKNAEQAFALHAIMNPDVSLVTISGVAGTGKTLLALAGSLEQKNRFDQIILARPIVPLSNKDIGFLPGDAEEKVNPYMQPLWDNLNYIKSQFGENEKKYRAIEEMKSQGRIQISPLAYIRGRSLSNVIFIVDEAQNLTPHEVKTIITRAGENCKIILTGDVRQIDTPYLDEQSNGMSYVIDKLKGKDLFCHITLEKGERSELANLANEHL; encoded by the coding sequence ATCCCCATCACCGTATTAGAAGAACTCGACAACTTTAAGGTTGGTAATGACACCAAGAACTTTGAAGCACGAGAGTGTATTCGAATCATTGACCGCCTGGCAAACGAGCATACACTTCAGGAGTGGATACCTGTTGGGAATGAATCTGGCGGACGACTCAAGATCATTCTCAACGATCGTGACCGAAAGGGAACCAATGCTGAGGATGTCTTTGATAAAAGATCAAATGACCATAAAATCTTGAACTCTGCGATGCAGATTCAGGATGAAGAAAAGGAAGCCAAAGTCTGCCTCGTTTCAAAAGACATTAACCTCCGTTTAAAGGCCAAAGCACTGAATATGCCGGCTGAGGATTACCGTACAGGTAAGGTGAATGAAACGCGCTACCTGTACTCAGGACGCTCAGTAGTCGAGAATGTAGACAGCGAAGTCATTCGTAAACTGTACAATTCAGGTTCTTCACGGAAGATTACTTCCCTCGGAGATGATCGCAGAAACAATCATTTTTACATTTTAAAGAATTGCACTTCTTCGGCGCTTGGCTTTTTCAATGAGACGAAGAAAACGATCGAACGCGTTGATCGTGTCTACGCTTATGGGATCAAACCGAAGAACGCAGAACAAGCATTCGCGCTTCATGCGATTATGAATCCTGATGTAAGTCTTGTGACCATTTCTGGAGTGGCTGGAACAGGGAAGACCTTACTCGCACTCGCCGGATCGCTCGAACAAAAGAACCGCTTCGATCAAATCATCTTGGCTCGTCCGATTGTGCCTCTGAGCAACAAAGACATCGGTTTCCTTCCAGGAGACGCTGAAGAAAAGGTCAATCCATACATGCAGCCCTTGTGGGATAACCTCAACTACATTAAATCTCAGTTCGGAGAAAATGAAAAGAAGTACCGTGCCATTGAAGAGATGAAGTCACAAGGGCGAATCCAGATCTCACCCTTAGCATACATCCGCGGACGATCACTATCCAATGTGATCTTTATCGTAGACGAGGCGCAAAACCTGACACCTCACGAAGTGAAAACCATTATCACCCGCGCCGGTGAGAATTGTAAGATCATCCTAACCGGTGATGTACGTCAGATTGATACACCTTACCTCGATGAACAATCAAACGGTATGTCTTACGTGATTGACAAACTAAAAGGCAAAGACCTATTCTGTCACATTACCTTGGAGAAAGGGGAACGAAGTGAGCTAGCTAACCTAGCGAATGAGCACTTGTAG
- the hisD gene encoding histidinol dehydrogenase, which yields MRVVYNPPKKLWSQLVERPFTNDRDRELLVNQILQSVKSRGDAALFDYTEQFDGVRLNTLDLPLEFIDSREVSIELQKAIRLASQNIRTFHEAQRRDASVVSTSPGITCWREYRAIERVGIYIPGGTAPLFSTVLMLAIPAAIAGCKEVVLCTPPDRNGNIDPTIALAAKWSGVTQIFKVGGAQAIAAMGYGTASIPKVDKIFGPGNSFVTLAKEQLQAEGVAIDLPAGPSELLVIADDQANPAFVASDLLSQAEHGTDSQVILATTSEATAKAVNAEIENQISALARKDIAQKALSNSVAVVFNSISQVIEFSNAYAPEHLIINTTAPMKVLPLIANAGSIFLGPYAAESVGDYISGTNHTLPTNGAARAYSGVSLEQFQKAITVQEVDQKGIRAVGPSVEIMAKAEALDGHANAITVRLKSLES from the coding sequence ATGAGAGTAGTCTATAATCCGCCAAAAAAACTTTGGAGTCAGCTGGTTGAACGTCCGTTCACCAATGATCGCGATCGAGAGTTGCTCGTCAACCAAATTCTTCAATCTGTCAAGAGTAGAGGGGATGCTGCTTTGTTCGATTACACCGAACAGTTCGATGGTGTGCGACTTAATACCCTTGATTTGCCATTGGAGTTCATTGATTCACGTGAGGTGAGTATCGAACTTCAAAAGGCCATTCGTCTGGCCTCTCAGAACATCCGAACCTTTCACGAAGCGCAACGAAGAGACGCATCGGTAGTTTCAACTTCTCCTGGGATTACTTGCTGGAGAGAGTATCGAGCAATTGAACGCGTTGGAATCTACATTCCAGGAGGTACTGCTCCTTTATTCAGCACGGTGCTAATGCTCGCAATCCCGGCGGCTATTGCTGGTTGCAAGGAGGTTGTCCTATGCACTCCACCAGATCGCAACGGGAATATTGACCCAACAATCGCTTTGGCAGCAAAGTGGTCAGGTGTAACCCAAATCTTCAAAGTGGGAGGAGCCCAGGCTATAGCAGCCATGGGATACGGAACAGCATCTATTCCGAAGGTGGATAAGATCTTTGGTCCAGGAAACAGCTTCGTGACCCTGGCCAAAGAGCAACTCCAAGCAGAAGGAGTGGCAATTGACCTCCCAGCAGGTCCTTCCGAATTATTGGTCATTGCGGATGATCAAGCCAATCCGGCTTTTGTTGCCAGCGATTTGCTTTCTCAAGCTGAACACGGCACGGATAGTCAAGTGATTCTCGCAACAACCTCTGAAGCTACAGCAAAGGCGGTCAACGCAGAAATCGAGAATCAAATTTCCGCGCTAGCGAGAAAAGACATAGCTCAAAAAGCCCTTTCAAACAGCGTAGCGGTAGTCTTTAACTCGATTTCTCAAGTGATTGAATTCTCAAACGCATACGCGCCAGAGCACTTGATCATCAATACAACGGCCCCCATGAAGGTGCTGCCTCTGATCGCTAACGCAGGCTCAATTTTCCTCGGGCCATATGCGGCCGAAAGCGTAGGGGATTACATCTCAGGAACAAATCACACATTGCCTACGAACGGCGCGGCACGCGCATACAGCGGGGTAAGTCTAGAACAGTTTCAAAAGGCCATTACAGTGCAGGAGGTTGACCAGAAAGGGATTCGAGCCGTGGGACCTTCAGTAGAAATCATGGCAAAAGCCGAAGCCCTTGACGGACATGCCAATGCCATCACTGTACGCTTAAAATCGCTGGAGTCATGA
- the hisG gene encoding ATP phosphoribosyltransferase → MSMLKLAIQKKGRLSDKSLALLRDCGIRFSNGKGKLTDKSTNFPIEILYLRDDDIPRYVENGTVHLGIVGENEVLEQGRNLVVKRRLGFAKCRLSLAIRREEEYTAPQDLQGKSIATSYPNILQNYLNEQNIDAQIETISGSVELAPQIGLADVVFDIVSTGSTLLMNGLKEVEKVCTSEALLIANNELPDSLGSDIEELLFRIQAIYQAQRSKYVLLNTPNSAIDAISSILPGVKGPTIMPLGVEDWSSLHAVVPEDQVWDTIGKIKALGAEGILVANIENMVQ, encoded by the coding sequence CTGAGCATGTTAAAACTGGCCATCCAAAAGAAAGGCAGACTGAGCGACAAATCGCTAGCACTCCTCCGAGATTGCGGCATTCGCTTCTCCAACGGCAAGGGAAAGTTGACAGACAAGTCAACCAACTTCCCGATCGAGATCTTGTACCTGAGGGATGATGATATTCCCCGATACGTCGAAAACGGAACGGTGCATTTGGGGATTGTGGGCGAAAACGAAGTGCTCGAACAAGGGCGCAATCTCGTCGTGAAACGCCGACTTGGCTTTGCGAAGTGCAGACTATCGCTCGCCATTCGACGAGAAGAGGAATACACCGCTCCCCAAGACTTGCAAGGGAAGAGCATCGCAACGAGCTACCCGAACATCCTTCAGAACTATCTGAATGAGCAAAACATCGACGCTCAGATAGAGACCATTTCTGGCAGCGTGGAGCTAGCGCCACAAATAGGCTTGGCAGATGTAGTGTTCGATATCGTGAGCACAGGAAGTACCCTTCTGATGAATGGACTGAAGGAGGTAGAGAAAGTCTGTACCAGCGAAGCTCTGCTCATTGCCAATAATGAGCTCCCAGACTCCTTAGGTAGTGACATTGAAGAGCTGCTCTTTCGGATTCAAGCGATCTACCAAGCCCAACGATCGAAGTACGTCTTATTGAATACGCCGAATTCTGCCATTGATGCCATTTCTAGCATTCTCCCAGGTGTGAAAGGACCCACCATCATGCCGCTTGGTGTCGAAGACTGGAGTAGCCTGCACGCCGTCGTTCCTGAAGATCAAGTATGGGACACCATCGGAAAGATTAAAGCGCTCGGTGCTGAAGGGATTCTAGTAGCCAACATCGAAAATATGGTGCAATGA
- the hisF gene encoding imidazole glycerol phosphate synthase subunit HisF, producing the protein MLKRRVIPCLDIDQGRVVKGVNFKGIREVGDPIELAKRYENEGADELVFLDISATVERRKTRTQLVNRVAKELSIPFTVGGGITTVYEAKEVIDNGADKVGVNSAAVRNPLLVTQIAERLGAQCVVLSLDIAETTSGYRLAVKGGRELTNIDAFEFIASAESLGAGELLLTSIAKDGTRSGFDIKLLREAGLRTKLPIIASGGAGVIEHFTEVYQQTEVTAALAASIFHNQEISINQLKESCKRQDIPVRSL; encoded by the coding sequence ATGCTGAAAAGAAGGGTTATTCCTTGCTTAGATATTGATCAAGGTAGGGTAGTCAAAGGAGTCAACTTCAAGGGGATTCGTGAGGTAGGTGATCCTATTGAACTCGCTAAGCGCTATGAGAATGAAGGCGCGGATGAATTGGTCTTTTTGGATATTTCAGCAACGGTTGAACGCAGGAAAACTCGGACGCAGTTGGTTAATCGTGTGGCCAAAGAGTTGAGTATACCCTTCACCGTTGGTGGTGGAATTACCACGGTATACGAAGCCAAGGAAGTCATTGACAATGGCGCTGATAAGGTTGGTGTGAATTCCGCGGCAGTCCGCAATCCGCTCTTGGTGACGCAAATTGCTGAACGCCTTGGAGCGCAATGCGTGGTGTTGAGCCTCGACATTGCAGAGACGACATCTGGCTACCGCCTTGCGGTGAAAGGAGGAAGAGAGCTGACGAATATTGATGCGTTTGAGTTTATCGCTAGCGCGGAATCGCTGGGTGCTGGAGAGTTATTGCTCACCAGTATTGCAAAAGACGGTACCCGCTCAGGATTTGACATCAAACTACTGCGAGAAGCAGGGTTACGAACCAAGCTTCCCATCATTGCTTCGGGTGGGGCAGGAGTCATTGAACACTTTACCGAAGTCTACCAACAAACGGAAGTCACCGCAGCGCTCGCGGCAAGCATTTTCCACAACCAAGAGATCTCGATTAACCAATTGAAAGAATCATGCAAGAGACAAGATATTCCAGTGCGCTCACTGTAG
- a CDS encoding HD domain-containing protein, with the protein MKGVITKIEEIVRERFANESTGHDWWHIDRVRKNALRLASAESANLEVTELAALLHDIADHKFHGGDLSVGPATAKALLEELGCEQHIISRVVTIVSEVSFKGAGVETAVSSKEAACVQDADRLDAIGAIGVARAFAYGGKNDRLLYHPDHKPTLHYDFKSYYNDKGHTINHFYEKLLLLKDRMQTDSGKAEAERRHQFMQQFLEEFYREWEAE; encoded by the coding sequence ATGAAAGGCGTGATCACAAAAATAGAAGAAATCGTTCGCGAGCGATTCGCAAATGAGTCTACAGGCCATGATTGGTGGCACATTGATCGTGTTCGTAAGAATGCGTTGCGTCTCGCTAGCGCGGAATCGGCAAATCTAGAAGTGACGGAGCTGGCCGCATTGCTGCATGATATAGCCGACCACAAGTTTCATGGAGGTGATTTATCTGTGGGACCAGCCACCGCTAAAGCCCTCCTTGAAGAGCTAGGCTGCGAGCAACATATCATTTCTCGGGTAGTCACGATTGTTTCAGAAGTTTCGTTCAAGGGAGCAGGCGTGGAGACGGCCGTCTCATCCAAGGAAGCTGCATGCGTGCAAGACGCTGATCGATTAGACGCTATTGGGGCCATCGGTGTAGCAAGAGCATTTGCCTACGGAGGAAAAAATGATCGACTTCTTTACCACCCTGATCACAAGCCCACGCTACACTATGATTTCAAATCGTACTACAACGATAAAGGACACACTATCAACCACTTTTACGAGAAGCTGCTGTTACTGAAAGATCGCATGCAAACGGATTCAGGTAAGGCAGAAGCTGAGCGAAGGCATCAGTTCATGCAACAGTTTCTCGAAGAGTTCTACCGAGAGTGGGAAGCTGAGTGA
- the hisB gene encoding bifunctional histidinol-phosphatase/imidazoleglycerol-phosphate dehydratase HisB → MKRVLFIDRDGTLVKEPADEQVDNINKIDFLPGVFTYLGKIAREYDYELVMVTNQDGLGTSSFPRADFQPVHDLIVRSLESEGIKFNEILIDESFPEDGLETRKPGLGLLQPYIYGDYDLTNSVVIGDRLSDVQLAKNLGSKSIFIGDNRDEADYCVSSWNEIYRILGDGLRKVDFKRNTSETNISLSVDLDGSGKSEISTGLHFFDHMLDQIARHGGIDLQLKVDGDLEVDEHHTIEDVGLALGQAIGQALGSKKSIGRYGFYLPMDESSARVALDLGGRPYFKFDCDFEREYVGDMPTEMVGHFFKSLSTELKSNLHITVKGENTHHKVEAAFKGFARSLRMAKEQNNSGVLPSTKGSL, encoded by the coding sequence ATGAAGAGAGTACTGTTTATTGATCGTGACGGAACCCTCGTCAAAGAACCTGCCGATGAGCAGGTGGATAACATCAACAAGATTGATTTTTTGCCTGGGGTATTTACTTACCTAGGCAAGATCGCGCGTGAATATGATTACGAGTTGGTGATGGTCACCAATCAAGACGGATTAGGAACATCTTCATTCCCTAGAGCAGACTTTCAACCGGTGCATGATTTAATCGTGCGTAGTCTGGAGAGCGAAGGCATAAAGTTCAACGAAATCTTGATCGATGAGAGCTTTCCTGAAGATGGTCTTGAGACAAGGAAACCTGGACTTGGCTTGTTGCAACCATATATCTACGGTGATTATGACCTTACAAATTCAGTGGTCATAGGAGACCGGTTATCAGATGTACAACTAGCTAAAAATCTAGGCTCAAAGAGCATATTCATCGGTGACAACCGGGATGAAGCAGATTACTGCGTCTCATCATGGAATGAGATTTATCGCATCCTTGGTGATGGTCTGCGCAAGGTGGATTTCAAACGAAACACCTCCGAAACCAACATTTCGTTAAGTGTTGACCTAGATGGTTCAGGAAAGTCTGAGATCAGCACCGGACTCCATTTCTTCGATCACATGCTTGATCAAATTGCACGTCACGGTGGAATTGACCTCCAACTAAAAGTAGACGGAGATCTCGAAGTAGACGAGCACCACACGATTGAAGACGTAGGATTGGCCTTAGGTCAGGCGATTGGCCAAGCATTGGGTAGCAAAAAGTCTATCGGGCGTTATGGTTTTTATCTCCCGATGGATGAGAGTTCAGCAAGAGTCGCACTCGACCTTGGAGGCAGGCCTTACTTCAAATTCGACTGTGATTTCGAACGTGAATACGTGGGAGATATGCCCACAGAAATGGTCGGGCACTTCTTCAAAAGTCTGTCTACTGAGCTAAAGAGTAATCTCCACATCACGGTGAAAGGGGAGAACACTCACCACAAGGTAGAAGCGGCATTCAAAGGCTTTGCGCGCAGTTTACGCATGGCGAAAGAGCAGAACAACTCTGGTGTATTACCATCAACCAAAGGAAGCTTATGA
- the rimM gene encoding ribosome maturation factor RimM (Essential for efficient processing of 16S rRNA) codes for MNKDNFFQLGKITQLHGYKGACKLFLDVDDPSAYRGLDGIFLDMNGQLVPFFTHRFELKGNSAVVHFEGVDSEEAAQALVNKQAWLPLDLLPKLEGKQFYFHEVIGFTIVDQNFGEVGKIDAITDHSTNPLFIVIRDGKEILLPMTDQFLVEVNREKEEIVLNTPEGLIDIYL; via the coding sequence ATGAACAAGGACAACTTTTTTCAACTCGGTAAGATCACTCAGCTGCACGGCTACAAAGGCGCGTGCAAGCTGTTTCTTGACGTAGACGACCCATCTGCTTACCGCGGACTCGATGGGATCTTTCTTGATATGAATGGACAATTAGTACCGTTCTTCACCCACAGATTCGAACTAAAAGGAAACTCAGCAGTCGTCCACTTCGAAGGCGTAGATTCAGAAGAAGCGGCGCAAGCCCTGGTCAATAAGCAAGCTTGGCTCCCACTCGATCTTCTACCTAAACTTGAAGGGAAGCAATTCTATTTCCACGAGGTCATTGGTTTTACGATCGTAGACCAAAACTTTGGAGAAGTCGGCAAAATCGATGCGATTACGGACCACAGCACCAACCCGCTTTTCATCGTGATCCGCGACGGAAAAGAGATCCTACTCCCTATGACCGATCAATTCCTAGTGGAAGTAAATCGAGAAAAGGAAGAGATTGTGCTGAACACCCCTGAAGGTCTCATCGACATTTATCTCTGA
- a CDS encoding 1-(5-phosphoribosyl)-5-[(5-phosphoribosylamino)methylideneamino] imidazole-4-carboxamide isomerase encodes MKIIPAIDIMNGQCVRLTQGDFERKTSYSVSPEDRARELFQAGFRDLHVVDLDAARTGVLSNIELLPVMASTGLAIDFGGGIRDVASAKRVLSTGVSAITLGSVLVKDKEAARGLLSTIPSDQLIIGADVQDGMIAVSGWTETSSVDVFSFLSEERFSSSRTVICTDISQDGTLAGANVDLYKDLQKAFPSKRFIASGGVGSLEDIEALRAIDCFGVIVGKALFEGKVQPNQLMELC; translated from the coding sequence ATGAAAATCATTCCTGCGATTGACATTATGAATGGTCAATGCGTTCGACTCACCCAAGGTGATTTTGAACGGAAAACATCCTACTCAGTTTCTCCGGAAGATCGGGCACGAGAACTCTTTCAAGCTGGCTTCAGAGACCTACACGTTGTTGATTTGGATGCAGCAAGAACAGGCGTCTTATCAAACATCGAGTTGCTTCCAGTGATGGCTAGTACTGGCTTAGCTATTGATTTCGGTGGTGGAATCCGAGATGTGGCTAGTGCGAAGCGTGTCTTATCCACTGGGGTGTCAGCCATTACTTTGGGAAGTGTTCTGGTTAAAGACAAAGAGGCCGCAAGGGGATTACTATCTACAATACCTTCTGATCAGTTGATCATTGGTGCAGATGTGCAAGACGGAATGATTGCGGTCAGTGGTTGGACGGAGACATCATCTGTAGATGTGTTTTCTTTTCTATCTGAAGAACGGTTCAGTTCTAGTCGCACCGTCATCTGCACAGATATCAGTCAAGATGGAACATTGGCTGGTGCAAACGTTGATCTCTACAAGGATCTCCAAAAGGCCTTCCCATCAAAGCGATTCATTGCAAGCGGCGGAGTAGGCAGTCTAGAGGATATCGAGGCATTGCGAGCCATTGACTGTTTCGGTGTCATTGTAGGGAAGGCCCTCTTCGAAGGGAAGGTTCAACCGAATCAATTGATGGAGCTATGCTGA